In the Armatimonadota bacterium genome, CGGACGCGGCGCGGTTGAGCGTGGCCATGACCTGCACCGCGGCGTCCGCGACGTCTGGCGGGGTCTTCTCCTGCTTGATGCCGGTGGTGACGACGCCGATGCCGAGCGGCTTGGTGAGCACCAGCACGTCGCCGGGGCGCGCGCCGGCATTGGTGACGAACCGCGCGGGATGCACGAGCCCGGTGACCGCCAGCCCGTACTTGGGCTCCGGGTCGTCGATCGTGTGCCCGCCCACGATGAGCACGCCCGCCTCGGCGGCCTTGGCCGCGCCCCCACGCAGAATCTCGGCCAGCAGGTCCAGCGGCAGCTTCCGCGGGAAGCCCGCCACGTTCAGGGCGAGCAGGGGCTGGCCGCCCTTGGCGTAGATGTCCGAGAGGGCGTTGGCGGCGGCGATGAGCCCGAACGTGTACGGGTCGTCCACGATGGGCGTGAAGACGTCGACGGTCTGGATCAGCGCCAGGTCGTCGCGCAGCCGGTAGACGGCCGCGTCATCGTGGGCGCCGAACCCCAGCAGCAGGTTCGGGTCGTCGGGTCTGGGCAGGTGGCGCAACACGTACGCCAGATCGCCGGGCGGCAGCTTCGAGGCTCAGCCCGCGCAGGCGACCAGCGCCGTGAGCCGCACGCGCTCGCGCTGGGTCATGCGCCACCTCCTTTCCCCGCATCCTTCCGGCCTCTCCACAGATACGCCGGTGCACTCGCGTTGTGCAGCGCAAAGCGTATCCGGGCCCGTCTGCAGGCATTGCCGCCGACGGCGGGCAGAACCCCGGCCCGCCGGCTCGGCGTACCGGCCGATCGGAACAACGGCGGCGCGCCGGTCGTTCTTCCGGTATCATAACGAAGATGGGCGAGTTCGAGCTCCTCGAACATACTGCCGACGTGGGCCTGGTCGTGCGCGGGCGCACGCTGCGGGACCTGTTCGAGACCGCGGCGGAGGGCATGTTCTCCTTCCTCGTCGACCCCACCACGGTCGAGAACCGCGCGTGGCGGATGCGCCGGGTCGACGCCGAGGACGTCGCGGGCCTGCTCGTGGCCTGGCTGAACGACCTGCTCCTGCTGCTCAACGCCGAGGAGTTCGTCCCCAAGGCGTTCGTGGTGGACGAGATCTCGCCCACGCGGGTGCGCGCCACCGTGCACGGCGAGCCGGTCGACCCCGGTCGCCACCGGTTCCGCCTTGACGTGAAGGCGGCCACCTACCACGGGCTGGAGGTCCGGGAGACGCCCGAGGGGTGGACCGCCAAGATCATCTTCGACGTGTAGCAACGTGCCGGGCCGGGTGGTGGTCCCCGCGGTGGCCGTGGCCGCGCGGGACGACCGGTGTCGGGGGAGGTGCGTGATGGCGAGGGTGCGGGCGATGCCGGGAGCGTGCGCCATGGTGCGGGGCGCCGCGGTGCTCGCGGTGCTCGTGGTCGGAAGCCTCGTCGCCCAGGCCGCCGGTGCACCGGCGGAGCAGCCCGTGCGCGGCGGCGTGCTCCGGGTCGCGCACACCGGCGAGCCGCCGACGCTGGACCTGCACTGGACCACCGGCGCGCCGACGCAGGACGTCGCCATTCACCTCTTCGAGGGGCTCTTCGCGCTCTCGGCCCGCTACCAGGCGAAGCCCCTGCTGGTAGACCGCTGGAGCATGACTTCCGACCGGCGCACGTACACGTTCGCGCTGCGCCGTGGGGTGCTGTTCCACCACGGCCGGGAGCTCGTCGCCGACGACGTGGTGGCGTCGCTGCAGCGGTGGGGCCGTCTGGCCGCCCGGGGCCGCGAGCTGTTCCGCGACGTCGTGGAGCTCGTCGCCGTTGACCCCTCGACGGTGCGCCTCCGGCTGCGCGAGGCCAACGGGCTCGTGCCGCTCGCCCTGGCCATCCCCAGCCAGGGCGCGGTGATCTACCCCCGCGAGGTGGTGGAGGAAGCCGGCAGCGGGCCCATCCGCCGCCTCATCGGTACCGGGCCCTACCGCTTCGTCGAGCATACACCCGACGTGCG is a window encoding:
- a CDS encoding archease; this encodes MGEFELLEHTADVGLVVRGRTLRDLFETAAEGMFSFLVDPTTVENRAWRMRRVDAEDVAGLLVAWLNDLLLLLNAEEFVPKAFVVDEISPTRVRATVHGEPVDPGRHRFRLDVKAATYHGLEVRETPEGWTAKIIFDV
- the selD gene encoding selenide, water dikinase SelD, which translates into the protein MTQRERVRLTALVACAGUASKLPPGDLAYVLRHLPRPDDPNLLLGFGAHDDAAVYRLRDDLALIQTVDVFTPIVDDPYTFGLIAAANALSDIYAKGGQPLLALNVAGFPRKLPLDLLAEILRGGAAKAAEAGVLIVGGHTIDDPEPKYGLAVTGLVHPARFVTNAGARPGDVLVLTKPLGIGVVTTGIKQEKTPPDVADAAVQVMATLNRAASEAMLEVGVHAATDVTGFGLLGHLHEMVAASGVAARVVANAVPVLDGARDLARAGAIAGGTARNLEWLADKVRWAPAVDEITRLLLADAQTSGGLLLAVPPARADLLEAALRARGVAPVARIGEILPHREVPLLVDA